Proteins encoded by one window of Roseibium sp. Sym1:
- a CDS encoding sugar ABC transporter substrate-binding protein: protein MIRSAMTLACTVSMSILAAQAAAEDFHGFDPQAFDGKRLPAEAMQEMVSEAAGVTAPRNGDKYVFGFANLQRDIAFGVLVENGIVENAEAAGIELVIADNRLDGPTALSNANSFTQRDVDYVIEFQTDANFGQQIMQVFDNAGIAVTAIDIPMPGANFFGVNNPKSGFMGGSYLATAAKEQFGERLNEGYLVIGALPQSGAIPRMRTDGQRAGFMALSEGFPEENVIEIDTKNTLQEAYTQMSNVLGRIPPGAPIMIIAINDQATIGMLQAVRAAGRAETAIAVGNGADEAEALATDPKLVAATGSFPGDYGNYLIPLALSSLAGKDVPDAMFVTHQMVTKGNICEFYSEYDCQEGAGIDYAFPQEEFDAYLGDLKTQDWLKGYESILPES, encoded by the coding sequence ATGATACGTTCTGCCATGACGCTCGCATGCACTGTGAGCATGAGCATACTTGCGGCCCAGGCCGCAGCTGAAGACTTTCACGGGTTTGATCCTCAGGCTTTCGACGGCAAGAGGCTGCCGGCCGAAGCCATGCAGGAAATGGTATCGGAAGCGGCTGGGGTCACGGCGCCCAGGAACGGGGACAAGTATGTCTTCGGCTTCGCCAACCTTCAGCGTGACATCGCCTTCGGCGTGCTTGTCGAAAACGGCATCGTCGAGAACGCGGAAGCTGCCGGCATCGAACTGGTCATCGCCGACAACCGCCTGGATGGGCCGACCGCGCTTTCCAACGCAAACAGCTTCACGCAGCGCGATGTCGATTATGTGATCGAATTCCAGACCGACGCCAATTTCGGCCAGCAGATCATGCAGGTCTTCGACAATGCCGGCATAGCCGTCACGGCGATCGACATTCCCATGCCCGGTGCCAACTTTTTCGGTGTCAACAATCCGAAGTCCGGTTTCATGGGCGGCTCCTATCTGGCGACCGCCGCGAAGGAACAATTCGGCGAACGGCTGAACGAAGGCTATCTGGTGATCGGGGCATTGCCGCAATCCGGTGCCATTCCGCGCATGCGCACGGACGGGCAGCGCGCCGGTTTCATGGCGCTGAGCGAAGGCTTCCCGGAAGAGAACGTCATCGAGATCGACACCAAGAACACGCTGCAGGAAGCCTATACGCAGATGTCCAACGTGCTCGGACGCATCCCGCCGGGAGCACCGATCATGATCATCGCGATCAATGACCAGGCGACCATCGGCATGTTGCAGGCCGTGCGTGCGGCGGGCCGCGCCGAAACCGCGATCGCCGTCGGCAACGGCGCCGACGAGGCGGAAGCCCTCGCGACAGATCCGAAACTCGTTGCGGCAACCGGATCTTTTCCGGGCGATTACGGCAACTACCTGATCCCGCTCGCGCTTTCCAGTCTCGCCGGAAAAGACGTGCCGGATGCCATGTTCGTCACGCACCAGATGGTGACCAAGGGCAATATTTGCGAGTTCTACTCCGAATACGACTGCCAGGAAGGGGCCGGGATCGACTACGCGTTCCCGCAGGAGGAGTTCGACGCCTACCTGGGCGATCTCAAGACCCAGGACTGGCTCAAGGGCTACGAGTCCATTCTGCCCGAAAGCTGA
- a CDS encoding helix-turn-helix domain-containing protein encodes MKDPENYFVYVPENRLCLAWGCMALSSGYTKIPPGSQYPPARHPDDHHFNWARGRILRAYQIVHISAGRGRLEFGENRRAHRISAGDVFLLFPNVWHRYAPDDDSGWTEHWIECKGAAFDFVRDSGLLDPGQPVVRHASGTEAVFAKIHELARHDLLLNQPLVSTMGLQLLAQICQARGLPENGAARLVDRARMILMERCADQMAIEDVASELGVSYSYLRRLFKAETGMSAKQYQMGVRIQRACDLLDNTDKSIKEIAGLLGFNSAFHFSSQFHHAIGQSPTHWRARNDASA; translated from the coding sequence ATGAAAGATCCAGAGAACTATTTCGTCTACGTTCCCGAAAACCGGCTTTGCCTGGCCTGGGGCTGCATGGCACTTTCCAGCGGGTACACGAAAATTCCTCCGGGATCGCAATATCCGCCCGCGCGCCATCCCGATGACCACCATTTCAACTGGGCGCGGGGGCGTATCCTGCGCGCCTACCAGATCGTCCATATCAGTGCCGGCCGCGGCCGTTTGGAATTCGGCGAAAACCGCAGGGCTCACAGGATCTCCGCAGGGGACGTGTTTCTGCTCTTTCCCAATGTCTGGCACCGCTACGCTCCCGATGATGACAGCGGCTGGACCGAACACTGGATCGAATGCAAGGGGGCCGCATTCGATTTCGTCCGCGACAGCGGATTGCTCGACCCCGGCCAGCCCGTCGTGCGGCATGCGTCCGGTACCGAGGCGGTGTTTGCGAAAATCCACGAACTGGCGCGCCACGACCTCCTGCTGAACCAGCCGCTCGTTTCGACGATGGGGCTTCAGCTCCTGGCGCAGATCTGTCAGGCGCGCGGGCTGCCGGAGAACGGCGCCGCCCGCCTCGTGGACCGGGCGAGAATGATCCTCATGGAGCGGTGCGCCGACCAGATGGCCATCGAGGATGTCGCATCCGAACTTGGGGTCAGCTATTCCTACCTGCGCCGGCTGTTCAAGGCCGAAACCGGCATGTCGGCGAAGCAGTACCAGATGGGGGTGCGGATTCAGCGGGCGTGTGATCTGCTCGACAACACCGACAAATCCATCAAGGAGATCGCCGGACTGCTGGGGTTCAACTCCGCATTCCACTTCTCGAGCCAGTTCCATCACGCCATTGGCCAGTCTCCCACGCACTGGCGAGCGAGAAACGACGCCTCCGCATGA
- a CDS encoding YqaA family protein: protein MIRRLYDWTLSLAAGPRAPVALGSVSFVESSVFPIPPDILLIPMVIARREKAWWYALLCTLTSVVGGIFGYLIGLFLFEQVAVPILTFYGKMAFVEEFKEIYNQYGWWFVFIAGLTPFPYKVITIASGALGLSLPVFIMASIVSRGLRFFVVAALLYFFGPPIKDFIEKRLGLMFTLFVVLLVGGFVLLKYL, encoded by the coding sequence ATGATCAGACGCCTTTATGACTGGACCCTGTCCCTTGCCGCCGGACCGCGCGCACCTGTCGCGCTGGGCTCCGTTTCCTTTGTCGAAAGCTCGGTCTTTCCGATCCCGCCGGACATCCTGCTGATCCCGATGGTGATCGCCCGGCGCGAGAAGGCCTGGTGGTACGCGCTGTTATGCACGCTGACCTCTGTTGTCGGCGGTATTTTCGGCTATCTGATCGGGCTGTTCCTGTTCGAACAGGTTGCGGTCCCGATCCTGACTTTTTACGGCAAGATGGCGTTTGTCGAGGAATTCAAGGAGATCTACAACCAGTATGGCTGGTGGTTTGTCTTTATTGCCGGACTGACACCGTTTCCCTACAAGGTGATCACGATCGCCTCGGGTGCGCTCGGGTTGAGCCTGCCGGTTTTCATCATGGCGAGCATCGTCTCGCGCGGGCTTCGCTTCTTTGTCGTCGCGGCCCTGCTCTACTTCTTCGGTCCGCCGATCAAGGATTTCATCGAAAAGCGCCTCGGTCTCATGTTCACCCTATTCGTGGTGTTGCTGGTCGGCGGTTTTGTCCTTTTGAAATATCTGTAA
- a CDS encoding disulfide bond formation protein B yields MSQDRMAKSISGLVLLGGLVVIATAWGFQLIGGYTPCELCLEQRVPYYVGLPLTALALVLMAMGRSGLALLTLLGVAAVFAYGSGLGIYQAGAEWEFWQGPTDCGGGGAAPGSATSLLQSLQSTRLVSCTEASWRMFGLSFAGWNAVASAGLAGLALLAALLLKRQGNAVKVEA; encoded by the coding sequence ATGTCTCAGGATCGCATGGCGAAAAGCATTTCGGGTCTGGTGCTGCTCGGCGGGCTGGTGGTGATCGCGACCGCCTGGGGTTTCCAGCTGATCGGCGGCTATACCCCTTGCGAGCTCTGCCTGGAACAGCGCGTGCCCTATTACGTCGGCTTGCCCCTGACCGCGCTGGCACTGGTGCTGATGGCGATGGGCCGGTCCGGACTGGCGCTCCTGACGCTTCTGGGCGTCGCTGCCGTGTTTGCCTACGGTTCGGGCCTCGGGATCTATCAGGCCGGCGCCGAATGGGAGTTCTGGCAGGGGCCGACCGATTGCGGCGGCGGCGGGGCCGCGCCGGGCTCTGCGACCAGCTTGCTGCAATCCCTGCAATCGACGCGCCTGGTCAGCTGCACCGAAGCCAGCTGGCGGATGTTCGGTCTGTCCTTTGCCGGCTGGAACGCGGTTGCCTCCGCCGGACTTGCTGGTCTGGCATTGCTGGCGGCTTTGCTGTTGAAACGGCAGGGCAACGCGGTCAAAGTGGAAGCATGA
- a CDS encoding metallopeptidase family protein has protein sequence MASVRPISHSGWSDRKAPELEDFEAMASEVLAGLPDDLLLRCGHLQISLADYAPDDVLDALGIEDPHDLLGLFEGFGLTEGEVTDRTGQMPNRIWLFRRPILDYWAAMDETLGDVVAHVLIHEIGHHFGLSDQDMERIEAAADNR, from the coding sequence ATGGCATCCGTCCGGCCGATCAGCCACAGTGGCTGGTCTGATCGCAAAGCACCAGAACTGGAAGATTTCGAAGCCATGGCCAGCGAGGTCCTGGCCGGTCTTCCGGATGACCTTCTGCTGCGGTGCGGTCATCTGCAGATCAGCCTGGCCGACTATGCGCCCGACGATGTCCTGGACGCGCTCGGCATCGAGGACCCGCATGATCTGCTGGGCCTGTTCGAAGGATTTGGCCTGACGGAAGGTGAGGTCACCGACCGGACCGGGCAGATGCCCAACCGGATCTGGCTGTTCCGCCGGCCGATCCTGGACTACTGGGCAGCCATGGACGAAACGCTTGGCGACGTCGTCGCGCATGTCCTGATCCACGAGATCGGCCATCATTTCGGACTGTCCGACCAGGACATGGAACGCATTGAGGCCGCGGCCGACAACAGATAG
- the ppa gene encoding inorganic diphosphatase has protein sequence MRMDAVPIGKNPPEDINVIIEVSVGGEPIKYEMDKEAGAMYVDRFLYTPMRYPGNYGFVPHTLCGDGDPIDVVVVNQRPIVPGAIMNCRPIGVLLMEDESGQDEKIIAVPTHKLTKRYDDINDIADLPDITMAQVKHFFEHYKDLEPGKWVKVTGVEGADAAKKLIVESIARAQKEAAE, from the coding sequence ATGCGTATGGACGCCGTGCCGATTGGCAAGAACCCGCCGGAAGACATCAACGTCATCATCGAGGTGTCCGTCGGCGGTGAGCCGATCAAATACGAAATGGATAAGGAAGCCGGCGCCATGTATGTCGACCGCTTCCTCTATACGCCGATGCGCTACCCGGGCAATTACGGCTTCGTGCCGCACACCCTGTGTGGCGACGGTGATCCGATTGACGTGGTCGTCGTCAACCAGCGGCCGATCGTTCCGGGTGCAATCATGAACTGCCGCCCGATCGGCGTCCTCCTGATGGAAGACGAGTCCGGCCAGGACGAAAAGATCATCGCCGTGCCGACGCACAAGCTGACCAAGCGCTACGACGACATCAATGACATTGCCGACCTGCCGGACATCACCATGGCGCAGGTCAAGCATTTCTTCGAGCACTACAAGGACCTGGAGCCCGGCAAGTGGGTGAAGGTCACCGGTGTGGAAGGGGCGGACGCCGCCAAGAAGCTGATCGTCGAGTCGATCGCCCGGGCACAGAAGGAAGCTGCCGAATAA